A stretch of the Notolabrus celidotus isolate fNotCel1 chromosome 3, fNotCel1.pri, whole genome shotgun sequence genome encodes the following:
- the dhodh gene encoding dihydroorotate dehydrogenase (quinone), mitochondrial — translation MAGLLKKQFKEAVKVIGSGSLLFASYLTAVGDERFYATQLMPLLQRIVGAETAHVLAVKIIGLGLVPLNRYQDPASLEVNVLGLKFKNPIGIAAGFDKHGEAVDGLYKVGFGFVEVGTITPKPQEGNPKPRVFRLTTDHAIINRYGFNSCGLADAEQRLTARADSQKQHSQAGLPLGINLGKNKLSQDAGADYLEGVRVLGPLADYLVVNVSSPNTPGLRDLQGKAELHRLLHTVLKERDALQGGYKPPVLVKIAPDLTAQDKQDIADVVTELGVDGLMVTNTTVSRPETLQDPNKSEVGGLSGQPLKDLSTSTVREMYNLTHGKVTIIGIGGVASGQDALDKIRAGASLVQLYTALTYQGPPVVTKIKRELEQLLKEQGFSSVSEAVGADHRQDHVSTHKPIPLNEMVNVNTDSAPVAAFSTN, via the exons ATGGCGGGACTTCTGAAG AAGCAGTTTAAAGAAGCAGTGAAGGTCATCGGCTCTGGTAGCCTTTTGTTTGCCTCCTACCTCACTGCGGTCGGAGATGAGCGCTTCTACGCTACCCAGCTGATGCCCCTGCTGCAGAGGATTGTGGGAGCAGAGACGGCACATGTGTTGGCGGTGAAGATTATTGGTCTAGGTCTGGTTCCTCTGAACCGCTACCAGGACCCTGCATCATTG gAAGTGAACGTCCTGGGCCTGAAGTTCAAAAACCCCATAGGGATTGCAGCAGGTTTTGATAAGCATGGAGAAGCCGTCGACGGGTTGTATAAAGTCGGTTTCGGTTTTGTCGAAGTGGGCACAATCACTCCCAAACCTCAGGAGGGAAACCCCAAACCACGTGTGTTCAGACTCACCACAGATCATGCCATAATAAACCG GTATGGATTCAACAGCTGTGGTTTGGCAGACGCAGAGCAGAGGCTGACGGCTCGGGCAGACTCTCAGAAACAGCACAGTCAAG CCGGCCTTCCCCTGGGCATCAACTTGGGGAAGAACAAGCTGTCCCAGGATGCAGGGGCAGATTACTTGGAGGGAGTGAGAGTGCTGGGCCCGCTGGCTGACTACCTGGTGGTTAACGTCAGCAGTCCCAATACGCCCGGTCTCAGGGATCTACAGGGGAAGGCTGAGCTCCACAGGCTCCTACACACG GTGTTGAAGGAGCGTGATGCCCTGCAGGGAGGATACAAACCTCCAGTGTTGGTGAAGATTGCTCCTGACCTCACAGCGCAGGACAAACAGGACATTGCTGATGTTGTCACTGAG ctggGAGTGGATGGTTTGATGGTGACAAACACCACAGTGTCCAGACCTGAGACGCTTCAGGATCCAAACAAGTCCGAGGTCGGTGGGCTCAGCGGTCAGCCGCTCAAAGACCTCTCCACCAGCACCGTGAGAGAGATGTACAATCTAACACACG gtaaaGTCACAATAATTGGAATTGGAGGCGTGGCCAGTGGGCAGGACGCTTTGGATAAGATCcgtgcaggagcctcattggttcAGCTTTACACAGCTTTGACGTATCAGGGTCCACCTGTGGTGACGAAGATCAAGCGGGAACTAGAGCAACTTCTAAA GGAACAAGGCTTCAGCAGCGTCTCAGAGGCAGTGGGAGCAGATCACAGACAAGATCACGTGTCCACTCATAAACCCATCCCACTGAACGAGATGGTAAATGTTAACACAGACTCTGCACCTGTCGCTGCCTTCTCCACAAACTAA